GGAAAAGTACGCCGACGTTGATAAAAACCGATGGCATAGGAAATGCGCTCCGGTTGTGGCAACGGATCTTTTCTGTATTTTATGTAGGGCATTACGAATTCACTGATGCGAAATTCCCTTTGCCTCGGTAGCTCTTCTAAACGGCGTCTCTTGGGCTCTTGGGACTCTTTTCCTTGATTACTTCTCTCATATCGATAATTGTCATTACGTGGAaactgttgttgcctttgctcaTGTGAGTATGGCTGATAATTGTggttatgatttttatttccgCGGTCATCGTAAAAGTTTATTTGTTGCCTGGTCAAGTTACCACTATCTTCCCGATAGCTCTGCTGATCCCTCAGATGATCTCTTGGAAATGAATTATTGTAGTTTCTGCTATGGAATTCATTTTCATGGTTCTGTTGATCTCGTAAACGCTCCCTCGGATATGCATCGTAATTGTTTTCCCGATAGAGGTGTTGCTCTCTTGGGATTTCCCTCGGATGTGTATCGTAGTTGTCATTTGTATCGTAGTTTCGGTTATTTTCTCGAAGGGGAAAGGGTTGAGGAGTTTCCTCACGATAATTGCACATAGCTCGCTGTAACTGTTCCTGCTGCGGATAAGAAGGATCGCAGTTGTAATTGAACTGTTCCTGCTGCAAAAGAGGATTATAATTTTTGCCGAGCTGTTCCTGCTGCGGATAACGATTGCAATTGTCATCGATCCTATTATCGTCGCTATCATCGTAACGGATGGCTTGATGATGGGGTAAATCACGAGGATCTTCGTGTATATTGTAAGCGTCCTCCTCGCGATATTGCGGTTCAATATAAGGACTGCAAAAGTTACCCGGCGGCTGCGCCCTGGGAGATTGGTTTTGCATATTGGGTCGATCAAAATCGCCACAACCAAAATTACCCCTGTTGGCGtaagttggagttgaagttcTTATCTCACGTGGGGGAGACGGTGATCTATCTCTCTTATGTGTGTTATTCTGACGTTCTTGCAGCAACTGTTGTATCTCACGCAATACGATAGTATCCGCTTCGCTTTTTCGTTGTGGTCCCATCATCTGCTTGACACGATTCCAATTGTCCCGTATCTGCAACAGATCAATGTCGGGTCGCTGCATCAACTCCATTGTCAGTTGATTGACACAGTATTGTCTCAGTCCCAACTGCAGCAGAAAGTTCCTACACTCCGTCATCTGCACATTCCTAGAATATCTGTCAGTTTCATGGTATCGGTAAACCGGCCGTCGTTGATAAAAGCATTCAGAAATGTCTACCTATATTAAAGAATTGGttaatatcaattattatttaaaaatattatttttcaaatctTACTTGTCcagtatttatttgattaatattagcacgatacatattttttgacttGCTTTATTTTGCCTTGTTGTTCGTTTGGAAACTTAACGTAAAATGCTTCTAGATACAAAAAAGCTTtcatagaaataattttgaaagTATAAAGCCTactttatattacaaaaatttgattatcCCTAGCAGTAGAGTAGTCTTTTATggaactattttaaataatcgaTATGTAGGCAATATAAATAGACAGATTcaataatgtattttattttaaaatatttcatgaaGAGCTACTAAACAACTTCACATAAATTTGATCATAGTCTTTCAAAGATGTGAACCACCCTCatgataataatttaaattatatttaatttttaattctgttaaaatgtagttttcattgtttaacaaataatttaaggCACTAATAATAATGTTGCAAATAATGTAAGCAAATTTTACAAATCCCTTCGAAAAGAAGTTTTAACAACATTTATATTAAGCGGCATTTAAAAGTTTTCACATAACGTTTCACCCACGTACTCTCAACAAATGCGCAGATCTGGTCGCTAAAAGAAGTTTAAAGCAGTGCTTAGAGTAGCAAATTGCCGCTGCGTGTTTTTTAATGGGAAACACACACCAAAATATCAACTGCGAAAAGGAATGAACAGATGTAGAAGATTTACCGTAGATAAATTGATAGTTTTGAGCTTTGGACAAACGAATCAATTGACACTTTAAGTTGTCTAAAAGCCAATAGCCTATGAGCTGCTCTGATAAACTTGgcaataatttattacaatcACTCAAGCCAGCGGCGATGTCGATGGtgacaaacagaaaaaaaaaaaaaacagaaaagctGATGGGAGATGGGAGAGCAAAAGGAGAACGTAATGCATGAAATATAAATGGAGTTCTGCTTGACTCGGCCGGGACGGACGATACTTGAAGTgtgtgcaatattttaaaattgcatcCCAGAGGATAAGAGAGCattgcaataaaatgtgcCACATCGACACACACGTCGCAAACGAATGggcaaaaaattgaaataaataagatataaaatggcaacaaatgcaccaaaaaaaataaattccctgtcactctatctctctctctctctctccctctctggtCTTTCGATTTACTTTGTGCGCCTCTCTAGGCCATTTCTCAGCTCTTGAGCACAATTTATGCATGCGAGATATTTGCGAATGTCTTGTGACTCGAtaagtgtatttatttgtgtgtggtAGCAGCGTGGCGCTGCATGGCGAGTATTTACTGTACAGCCAAGCGACACCAATTGCCAATACGATGTACTGCCGGCACACGCGTCGTATGTGGAATGTAAAATGTTGGCAACTTTGCTGTGTCTGGCTGCTGTATCAGTTTTTGCTTTGCGCCACGCTTTTGTTagctttgtttgttgttttgtgtgaGCCGAACACAATCCGCAATCCGCTGACTTGGCGACACGGCCACAGCCACGCCCCTTACTTGCAATTAAGGCAAACAACAGCGCAAACTAATCTCGAGGGTATCGTAAATTCCAACGGGCATTTTGTCCCCATCCCCAGCCTCATTCCCATCTCCAAAATCCAGACCACATCGAGACCAAGAGCAGGAACAGAAACAGACACAGAAACCAAAGCAGGAACTACGAACTATGATGCCCCCGAATGTTGCCTGTGGCAAGCAATTGAAACTATGCACGAAATCTGCAAACGTTGCCTGAATTACTAAGCTGGTTTTCTAATTTCTATTCTCCTCTCTCGCTTGCTTCGGATATATATAGTAGTACAATCCCATTCTGGCCAATTCCCATACTGCA
This DNA window, taken from Drosophila nasuta strain 15112-1781.00 chromosome 2L, ASM2355853v1, whole genome shotgun sequence, encodes the following:
- the LOC132783514 gene encoding uncharacterized protein LOC132783514, which gives rise to MYRANINQINTGQVDISECFYQRRPVYRYHETDRYSRNVQMTECRNFLLQLGLRQYCVNQLTMELMQRPDIDLLQIRDNWNRVKQMMGPQRKSEADTIVLREIQQLLQERQNNTHKRDRSPSPPREIRTSTPTYANRGNFGCGDFDRPNMQNQSPRAQPPGNFCSPYIEPQYREEDAYNIHEDPRDLPHHQAIRYDDSDDNRIDDNCNRYPQQEQLGKNYNPLLQQEQFNYNCDPSYPQQEQLQRAMCNYREETPQPFPLRENNRNYDTNDNYDTHPREIPREQHLYRENNYDAYPRERLRDQQNHENEFHSRNYNNSFPRDHLRDQQSYREDSGNLTRQQINFYDDRGNKNHNHNYQPYSHEQRQQQFPRNDNYRYERSNQGKESQEPKRRRLEELPRQREFRISEFVMPYIKYRKDPLPQPERISYAIGFYQRRRTFPAGGMKETENQGNEPLEPYVAPFNPHRQTYKKIRRTIRAAWKDVYVTQEYSKWDLWWRGHKWCGDAIENELGRYADVNFNEMSFLVNKLYYGKRKDAVDKLFRMIHFAFSDSNDIHATLSTICELMNLQFLTNLKTSEMGQLQDLIRYVPNESWVYKMKAFVYLWARYSSIQCFVDPTLPTEDKEVLATKNQWNRPMFHWVAREAFAELKRISAIEWPEHKKTFREN